One Bradyrhizobium zhanjiangense DNA segment encodes these proteins:
- a CDS encoding HIT family protein, with translation MIDCPFCKIVSGAIASAKVYEDEEHLAFLDIRPQSPGHTLIIPKKHQRWVWDVPNVGAYFEVVRTVARAMQKAFCEEIHSRIMGEEVPHAHIWLYPAPGRAKGDPRDFERNAKAIRDALEPQ, from the coding sequence ATGATCGACTGTCCTTTCTGCAAAATCGTCAGCGGCGCGATTGCGTCAGCGAAAGTGTATGAGGACGAGGAACATCTCGCCTTTCTCGACATTCGCCCGCAATCCCCCGGGCACACTCTCATCATCCCAAAGAAACACCAGCGCTGGGTCTGGGACGTACCGAACGTTGGCGCGTATTTCGAAGTCGTACGGACGGTTGCGCGCGCAATGCAGAAGGCGTTCTGCGAGGAAATACATTCCCGCATCATGGGCGAAGAGGTGCCGCATGCGCACATTTGGCTGTATCCCGCTCCAGGCAGGGCGAAAGGCGACCCGAGAGATTTTGAGCGGAATGCGAAGGCAATTCGCGACGCACTTGAGCCGCAATGA
- a CDS encoding dienelactone hydrolase family protein yields the protein MDLLTFDEEANRANVFNIELLADRLLDAVRWLDQDRTMARLAVGLFGSSTGAAAALMAAARLRSRIGAIVSRGGRPDLAGDAIDQVNAPTLFVIGGNDFGVIELNQDAFARLREPKAIEIVPGASHLFSEPGALEQVTDHAARWFARYLTPMAPGAGSKAG from the coding sequence TTGGACCTCTTGACCTTCGATGAAGAAGCGAACCGCGCGAATGTATTCAACATTGAGCTGCTGGCCGACCGTTTGCTCGATGCGGTGCGCTGGCTGGATCAGGACCGGACCATGGCTCGGCTTGCGGTAGGTCTGTTCGGCTCGAGCACGGGAGCAGCAGCAGCGCTCATGGCAGCAGCCCGGCTCCGCAGCCGAATCGGCGCTATCGTCTCACGCGGCGGCCGTCCCGATCTCGCCGGCGATGCAATCGATCAAGTCAATGCTCCAACCCTCTTCGTGATCGGCGGCAATGACTTCGGGGTGATCGAACTCAATCAAGATGCATTTGCGCGGCTTCGAGAACCCAAGGCAATCGAGATCGTTCCGGGAGCCAGTCATCTCTTTTCGGAACCGGGAGCCCTCGAACAAGTGACAGACCACGCAGCACGATGGTTCGCCCGTTACCTCACTCCTATGGCTCCAGGAGCGGGTTCGAAGGCAGGATAG
- a CDS encoding PQQ-binding-like beta-propeller repeat protein: MNIRRAFSRTARPAWRVGLFALALSPLSALAQDGSVLTYHGDNSRSGQYVVPALSWDKARSVQLDRTFNARVAGSMYAQPLYWRPPGANAGMLFVATEDDVVQALDATTGKELWRRVVGRPVRRSSLPCGNIDPLGITGTPVIDPATQAIYFDAAVERGNGPRHEVFALSTKDGSVLPGWPIDVADLLQKAGRHFDPSVHNQRAALTLLDDTVYVAFSGHFGDCGNYHGWVVGLSLREPGKHVSFETRGRGGGIWAPGGLSVSEQDIYFATGNTLGAPTWSDGEAVFHFGPDLRRRDDKRDYFAPSDWKTLDAADADLGGSNPLTFNLSGAGGDRALILALGKDGKAYLLDRNSLGGVGGQLAVETVAQSSIVTSPAAYRVGDDVFVAFQASGAHCPQPGRGHDLTVLKIAAGPPPAMATAWCGALRGRGSPVATTTDGHSNPIVWIVGAEGDNRLHAFRGDTGEPIFVSEALSGLRRFQTLIATQDRLYVGADGHIYAFHF; this comes from the coding sequence GAGGACAGCCCGTCCTGCCTGGAGGGTGGGACTATTTGCACTTGCGCTATCGCCGCTATCCGCCCTTGCTCAAGACGGCTCCGTTCTGACCTATCATGGCGACAACAGCCGAAGCGGCCAGTACGTCGTTCCCGCGCTATCCTGGGATAAAGCCAGATCGGTTCAGCTGGATCGCACGTTCAACGCCCGTGTCGCGGGCTCGATGTACGCTCAGCCGCTGTACTGGCGTCCTCCTGGAGCGAACGCCGGGATGCTATTCGTGGCCACCGAGGACGACGTCGTCCAGGCCCTCGACGCGACGACCGGCAAGGAATTGTGGAGGCGGGTGGTCGGGCGTCCAGTGCGCCGTTCGTCGCTGCCGTGCGGAAATATCGATCCGCTTGGTATTACCGGGACGCCGGTGATCGACCCTGCAACCCAAGCCATCTATTTCGATGCTGCCGTGGAGCGAGGAAACGGCCCGCGCCACGAAGTGTTCGCGCTTTCGACAAAGGATGGCAGCGTTCTCCCCGGCTGGCCGATCGATGTGGCCGACCTTCTGCAAAAGGCAGGACGACATTTCGACCCGAGCGTCCACAACCAGCGCGCGGCGCTCACGCTTCTCGACGACACTGTCTATGTCGCCTTCAGTGGCCATTTTGGTGATTGCGGGAACTATCACGGCTGGGTGGTCGGACTTTCCCTGCGCGAGCCCGGCAAGCATGTCAGCTTCGAAACGCGTGGGCGAGGGGGCGGGATCTGGGCGCCGGGCGGTCTGAGCGTCTCCGAGCAGGACATCTACTTTGCGACTGGGAATACGCTCGGCGCGCCGACCTGGAGCGACGGTGAAGCCGTGTTTCACTTTGGACCCGACCTGCGCCGCAGAGACGACAAGAGGGACTATTTTGCGCCATCGGATTGGAAAACACTCGATGCCGCCGATGCGGATCTCGGGGGCAGCAATCCGCTTACTTTCAACCTATCCGGAGCGGGCGGGGACCGCGCTCTGATCCTGGCGCTGGGGAAGGATGGCAAGGCTTATCTTCTCGATCGAAATAGTCTCGGCGGCGTCGGCGGCCAGCTGGCGGTCGAAACAGTAGCCCAGTCGTCGATCGTCACCTCGCCGGCCGCCTATCGCGTCGGCGATGATGTCTTTGTTGCCTTCCAGGCCTCCGGAGCGCATTGCCCGCAGCCCGGCCGCGGTCACGATTTGACGGTCTTGAAGATCGCAGCAGGCCCCCCGCCGGCGATGGCCACTGCCTGGTGCGGTGCGCTCCGCGGCCGCGGCTCCCCCGTTGCGACCACCACGGACGGCCATTCCAACCCGATTGTTTGGATTGTTGGCGCCGAAGGCGACAATCGGCTGCACGCGTTCCGCGGCGATACCGGCGAACCGATTTTTGTAAGCGAGGCCTTGAGCGGCCTCCGACGCTTCCAGACGCTGATCGCGACGCAGGACCGCCTCTATGTGGGCGCCGACGGGCACATTTACGCCTTTCATTTTTGA
- a CDS encoding phosphoribosyltransferase: MPFRDRIEAGRKLAAPLATYGNQHPAILALPRGGVPVAAEVAAALHAPLDLIIVRKVGVPFQNELAMGAVVDGGAPIVVRNDDVIRLGGVSEADFQAECRREIAEIERRRQRYLGDRQRLEISGRTAIVIDDGIATGATTRAALQATRKRNPSRLVLAVPVAPTEIVPQMRAECDDFVCLEEHTAFAAIGYYYRDFGQVSDGEVLDMLRRFPISSDPRQSRERAQP, encoded by the coding sequence ATGCCGTTCAGAGATAGAATCGAAGCGGGTCGAAAGTTGGCGGCGCCCCTCGCCACGTACGGGAACCAGCACCCAGCCATTCTGGCGCTCCCTCGGGGTGGCGTGCCCGTGGCAGCTGAGGTCGCAGCCGCGCTGCATGCGCCGCTCGATCTCATCATCGTTCGCAAGGTCGGCGTCCCGTTCCAAAACGAGTTGGCAATGGGTGCCGTCGTAGATGGTGGCGCACCGATCGTGGTGCGCAATGATGATGTCATTCGGCTCGGAGGCGTCAGCGAAGCTGATTTCCAAGCCGAGTGCCGCAGGGAGATTGCCGAGATAGAGAGGCGGCGTCAGCGCTATTTGGGAGATCGTCAACGTCTTGAGATTTCCGGTCGGACGGCAATCGTTATCGACGATGGCATTGCGACCGGCGCCACCACGCGGGCCGCCTTGCAGGCGACGCGAAAGCGAAATCCAAGCCGGCTCGTCCTCGCGGTTCCCGTTGCACCGACCGAGATTGTCCCGCAAATGCGCGCAGAATGTGATGATTTCGTATGTCTTGAGGAACATACCGCGTTCGCCGCCATCGGCTACTACTATCGGGATTTCGGGCAGGTCTCCGACGGCGAGGTGCTCGACATGTTACGACGCTTTCCGATTTCGTCCGATCCGCGCCAGTCGCGGGAAAGAGCCCAGCCATGA
- a CDS encoding ribose-phosphate diphosphokinase — protein sequence MAELACHSEMRLFALNATADLGKATAQALGWSLAAHEEREFEDGEHKARPLDSVRGTDAYVIQTLHNGPNQSVNDKLCRLLFFIGALKDCGAARVTAVVPYLCYARKDRRTKLNDPVTTRYIGSLFEAVGTDAVVALEVHNPVAFENAFRCRTVALTSTTLFVKFAAQLMDESFSVVSPDPGGVKRAQLLREALEVTLHRPIGKGYVDKHRSAGVVSGDLFVGDAADATVLIIDDLISTGTTLLRAAQAARRAGARRVLAFVTHGLFMPGSAEVVANPAIEQFVVTDAVPVRIDDAAARAKVKVLPVAPLLAETIRRLHENRDLADLLVF from the coding sequence ATGGCGGAATTGGCCTGCCACTCCGAGATGCGGCTGTTCGCGCTGAACGCGACGGCCGATCTTGGCAAAGCCACGGCTCAGGCGTTGGGTTGGTCGCTTGCTGCACACGAGGAGCGTGAGTTCGAGGATGGCGAGCACAAGGCGCGCCCCCTCGATTCGGTCCGTGGCACAGATGCATACGTGATACAAACCCTGCATAACGGGCCAAACCAGAGCGTAAACGACAAGCTATGCCGATTGCTCTTCTTCATCGGCGCTCTCAAAGACTGCGGCGCCGCTCGCGTCACCGCGGTCGTGCCGTATCTTTGCTATGCGCGAAAGGATCGCCGCACCAAGCTCAACGACCCGGTAACGACGCGCTACATTGGCAGCCTCTTTGAGGCTGTTGGTACCGACGCCGTCGTCGCCCTTGAGGTGCACAATCCGGTTGCGTTCGAAAATGCCTTCCGCTGCCGGACCGTCGCCCTGACGTCGACAACGCTATTCGTTAAGTTTGCCGCGCAATTAATGGATGAAAGCTTCAGCGTGGTGTCTCCGGATCCCGGTGGCGTGAAGCGCGCACAACTCTTGCGAGAAGCGTTGGAAGTCACGCTGCATCGTCCGATCGGCAAGGGGTACGTCGACAAGCACCGCAGCGCCGGCGTGGTTTCGGGCGATCTCTTCGTCGGCGATGCAGCCGATGCGACGGTGCTCATCATTGACGATCTGATCAGTACCGGAACCACGCTGCTGCGTGCCGCGCAGGCGGCCCGGCGCGCCGGCGCCCGTCGCGTATTGGCTTTCGTGACACATGGGCTATTCATGCCTGGCTCCGCCGAGGTCGTTGCGAATCCTGCCATTGAGCAGTTTGTCGTGACCGATGCGGTGCCCGTTCGAATTGACGATGCTGCTGCGCGCGCCAAGGTCAAAGTCCTCCCTGTCGCCCCACTACTCGCCGAGACGATACGCCGGCTGCACGAGAACCGCGATCTCGCCGACCTCCTGGTCTTCTGA
- the ligD gene encoding non-homologous end-joining DNA ligase: MLATLIDAPFDDKEWIFETKWDGFRLVAKTGGRNGSLYSRNGNDVTKRYAPVAEALDIIKRNAVIDGELVALDAEGRSRFQLLQNALKGKARLRYYVFDLLFLDGRDLRRKPLLERKGRLHAILTRHPLVHYSGHRKRHGKAAFNKARRAGEEGIIAKRAASLYHSGRRTKDWLKIKADQEQEAIVVGFTEPRGSRQHFGSLVLGVYDKGKLVYVGHSGGGFSREMLATLHARMMKLRTDKKPFTDVPHEDRTTWIKPRLVCQVKFTEWTREGEMRHPVFLGMRSDKPARQVRRERA; encoded by the coding sequence ATGCTGGCGACCCTCATCGACGCGCCATTCGATGACAAGGAGTGGATCTTCGAGACGAAATGGGACGGCTTCCGGCTTGTCGCAAAAACCGGAGGCAGAAATGGCTCCCTCTACTCGCGCAATGGCAACGACGTGACCAAGCGTTATGCCCCAGTCGCCGAAGCGCTCGATATCATCAAGCGCAATGCCGTGATTGACGGCGAGCTAGTGGCGCTCGACGCGGAGGGTCGATCCCGATTCCAGCTGCTGCAGAATGCGCTGAAAGGCAAGGCGCGTCTTCGCTATTATGTGTTCGATCTGCTCTTCCTCGATGGCCGCGACCTGCGTCGCAAGCCGTTGCTTGAGCGCAAGGGCCGTTTGCACGCCATCCTTACCCGGCACCCACTCGTCCACTACAGCGGACACAGAAAGCGGCATGGCAAGGCGGCGTTCAACAAAGCGCGACGAGCGGGGGAGGAGGGCATTATCGCGAAGCGTGCCGCAAGTCTCTACCACTCGGGCAGGCGCACGAAAGATTGGCTCAAGATCAAGGCCGACCAAGAACAGGAAGCCATTGTCGTCGGCTTCACCGAGCCGCGCGGGAGCCGCCAGCACTTTGGCTCGCTGGTGCTTGGCGTGTACGACAAGGGCAAGCTTGTCTATGTTGGTCACAGCGGTGGGGGATTCTCCCGAGAGATGCTCGCGACGCTGCACGCGCGCATGATGAAGTTGAGGACAGACAAGAAGCCGTTTACGGACGTTCCGCACGAGGACCGGACCACGTGGATCAAGCCGCGGCTCGTGTGCCAGGTCAAGTTCACCGAATGGACCCGCGAGGGGGAGATGCGCCATCCGGTGTTTCTCGGCATGCGCAGCGACAAGCCCGCGCGGCAAGTCAGACGGGAGCGCGCATGA
- a CDS encoding site-2 protease family protein, which produces MSATAREAAMFLHRIKILTLAGFTIWIDISWLILAALLIWTLALGEFPRTVPNLPAATYWWMGFAGTIGLFISIILHELSHALIARRYDMPIAGITLFIFGGVAELNKEPSSAKAEFLMAIGGPIASMVLGTILLLVAAASEKTVSPAAFGVLDYLGGLNWILALFNLIPAFPLDGGRVLRAGLWGWMNDFGRATRIAAGSGEFFGLAMILYGILEFITGSTISGVWLFFIGLFLHGAAGAARHELTLRHTFGGLPVSTLMQRNPIGVAPDISIAELVEDYFYKYYFKAFPVLRDGELIGCIMAKDVRDLGPSDTTQRRVADVMRPCSPEIIVPPHLDALEALARMQGGRHSRLLVVERGRLIGVLALSDMLQYLSLKQELDQNMQDLPWSAAKTRDAGSAHYVHPAR; this is translated from the coding sequence ATGAGCGCCACTGCTCGCGAGGCAGCGATGTTCCTGCACCGGATCAAAATCCTCACGCTCGCCGGGTTCACGATATGGATCGACATCTCGTGGCTCATCCTGGCAGCGCTGTTGATCTGGACGCTGGCACTCGGCGAGTTCCCTCGCACAGTTCCGAATTTGCCCGCCGCCACATACTGGTGGATGGGATTCGCAGGCACGATCGGCCTGTTCATCTCGATTATCCTGCATGAGCTGAGCCATGCGCTGATTGCGCGGCGTTACGACATGCCGATTGCCGGCATTACGCTATTCATCTTCGGCGGGGTCGCCGAACTGAACAAGGAGCCGAGCAGCGCCAAGGCAGAATTCCTTATGGCGATCGGTGGGCCGATCGCCAGCATGGTGCTTGGCACCATCCTGCTCCTAGTCGCTGCCGCAAGCGAGAAGACCGTTTCGCCCGCCGCATTCGGGGTGCTCGACTACCTTGGCGGCCTCAATTGGATCTTGGCACTGTTCAATCTCATTCCCGCCTTCCCGCTGGACGGCGGACGGGTGCTGCGCGCTGGCCTTTGGGGCTGGATGAACGATTTTGGACGGGCCACGCGCATTGCCGCCGGCAGTGGCGAGTTCTTCGGCCTTGCCATGATCCTGTACGGGATCCTGGAATTCATCACCGGCAGCACAATCAGTGGCGTCTGGCTGTTCTTTATTGGCTTGTTCCTGCACGGCGCCGCCGGCGCGGCACGGCACGAGTTGACGCTACGCCACACCTTCGGCGGGCTTCCCGTTTCCACGCTCATGCAACGCAACCCGATCGGCGTCGCCCCGGATATTTCCATTGCGGAATTGGTCGAGGATTACTTTTACAAGTATTACTTCAAGGCTTTCCCCGTGCTGCGCGACGGCGAACTCATTGGCTGCATCATGGCGAAGGATGTCCGCGATCTTGGTCCCTCCGACACCACCCAGCGCCGCGTCGCTGATGTCATGCGCCCCTGCTCGCCGGAGATCATTGTCCCTCCGCATCTGGATGCACTGGAGGCGCTTGCAAGGATGCAGGGCGGTCGGCACAGTCGTCTGCTCGTGGTTGAACGGGGACGGCTTATCGGCGTCTTGGCCTTGTCCGATATGCTTCAATACCTCTCGCTCAAGCAGGAGCTCGACCAAAACATGCAGGATCTGCCATGGAGCGCTGCCAAGACCCGTGATGCGGGATCTGCCCACTACGTGCATCCCGCCCGCTAA